The following proteins come from a genomic window of Plectropomus leopardus isolate mb chromosome 11, YSFRI_Pleo_2.0, whole genome shotgun sequence:
- the LOC121950565 gene encoding ADP-ribosylation factor-like protein 2-binding protein has protein sequence MDIQELTIRSCGENIVEMVDMDEENFAVSSSSAAEAAFDAVIGCIEDIIMEEDFQQLQQTFMEKHYLEFEDSDENKLSYTPIFNEYVDLLEKHLEQQLMERIPGFNMNTFIELLVKQKEEVPGDIFDMMLSFTDFMAFKEMCLEYRAEKEGRGLDLSHGLVVTSLIPAGSKHTDSTESQ, from the exons ATGGACATCCAGGAACTAA CTATCCGGAGCTGTGGAGAAAACATCGTAGAAATGGTTGACATGGACGAAGAAAACTTTGCTGTTTCCAG TTCTTCCGCTGCAGAAGCTGCTTTCGATGCTGTCATTGGCTGCATAGAGGACATCATCATGG aGGAGGATTTCCAGCAGCTTCAGCAGACCTTCATGGAGAAACACTACCTGGAGTTTGAGGATTCTGATGAAAACAAGCTCAGCTACACACCCATCTTCAATGAATAT GTTGACCTGCTGGAGAAACACctggagcagcagctgatggagaggaTCCCCGGCTTCAACATGAACACCTTCATAGAGCTGCTTGT GAAGCAAAAAGAGGAGGTGCCTGGTGATATCTTTGACATGATGCTGAGTTTCACTGACTTCATGGCCTTTAAGGAGATGTGTCTGGAATACAGAGCG GAGAAGGAGGGCCGAGGTCTGGACCTGAGTCACGGACTGGTGGTCACATCTCTGATCCCTGCAGGCTCCAAACACACCGACTCCACTGAATCacagtga